The Pseudomonadota bacterium DNA segment ATGCTCCTCATCACCCCCAGGGCAGCCGGACCGCGCCCCACCCTTCAGGGCAGCGTCCCGGTGTTGCCGGTAAAAGACCCCCTGCTTCGGTGCGTCCTCCGCAGACGTCCGGCCCTTCCCGTCCACCTCCGGCAAATCGTCCGGCCAGAAGAGCGGACCATCATGGACTGATGCCGGAAGGGCCTGCAGCCCTCAGGGCTGCAGGTTCTGCAGAACCCTCTTCCCGGGATGATGGACAGCCTGTCCCGGGGCCGGAGGACATGGCGGTCCGTTTTGCTGTACAGGAAGACGAAACCGGGACACCTCGGGAAAGCCGTGACACATCACAGCAGGGTAATACAGGATCAGGTTCCGGGGGTGAGGGGGGTATATCCCTGCCTGTCCGGACAGAGCCTGACCCTCCTGCATCCAGACCGTCCGGCAGTGCGTGGAAAATCCGCCCCGAGATGGAGACGACCCGCATTGTCTTCCGGGGGACCCTTGTGACCTCTCCTGACGGTCCGCTGAAGGTCGCCCCGGAAAGCCGCAACCTGTGCGCCCTGTTTGATGACGGCCAGTGGCTGGTCAGCGCCAGCCACCGCAACTCCCCGCTTGTGACCAGCGTGGCGGCACAGGCCCGGCGCCAGGGCATGAAGATTGACGAGCCGCGCTATGTCACGCCCGATCTCATCCAGCAGGCGTATTTCTATGGCCAGAAAATGGCCTCCCTGGTGGCCTTTGACGAGAACAGGATCCGCCGCCGCATCATGGAACTTCTGAGCCGGGGCAGGGATCACGGAGCCAATGACATCCACATTGAGGCCTCGGGCAACAGGACCAAGGTCGAATTCCGCATGGACGGGGTTCTGCGCCTGGTGGAAACCTGGACGCAGCGCGAAGGGGAGATGTTCCTGTCCGCGGTCTGGTCCCATGCCTCCACGCAGTCGGGTGTTACGGCCAACTGGCTCGAGCCCCAGGCGGCCATGCTGGCGCCGGCGTCCGGCGCGGACAAGATCATCCTGCCCGAGGGGATTTCCGGTGTCCGCTGCCAGTGGATGCCCCTGGTGGACGGGGGGCGCTATCTGGACATGCGTCTGCAGTACGAAAACGTCCATATCATGGGAGCCGGGAACATCGAGGGGGACGTGGATTCCCTGGGGTTCGCTCCTGAGCAGGTGGCCACAATCCGCCACCTGCGGAGCATGCCCGGCGGGATGATTGTTGTCGCGGCCCCCACCAACGCCGGCAAATCCACTTCCCTTCGTGTCATGCTCAACCGCCGTATGTCCGAAACCCGGTATGAGCTGAACTGCATCCAGATCGAGGATCCGCCCGAGGGTGGCGTCGCCGGATCCAGGCAGATCGGTGTTTCCGCCGTGCATGATGACGAACGGCGCCAGGAAATCTTCACGTCCGTCATGCGCTCGGTCCTGCGTCTTGACCCCGACATCGTCATGCTGGGGGAAACGCGCGACCTGGAATCGGCAACATTCCTGTTCCGCCTGGCCATGACCGGCCGCCAGGTGTACACAACCCTGCACGTCTATGCGGCCCTCGCCATCCCCCAGAGGCTGAGGGATCTTGGCATTGAACCCTATCTGTCCTATGATCATAACCTTGTGCGCGGCATGATGTCGCAACGTCTGATCCGCAAACTGTGTCTGCACTGCAGGATACCGCTGTCGCAGGCCTTGGGGGATTCTGTTGCCATGGAACAGCTGGGCCAGCGGGTGCGGGCCGCCACAATCCTGATGAATCTGGAACGCCGGGGCCGGCTTCACGGGGAGACTCTCGTGCCGGAAGATCTGGATTCTGACCTGTCAGAGGTCCATGTGGCCAATTCTGCAGGCTGTGAGCACTGCCAGAACGGACGCCAAGGGCGCACGGTGGTGGCCGAGGTGATCGAAACCGATCCCCGGCTGATGGAGCTGTTGCAGGCCAACCACATGGGGGAGGCACGGACCTACTGGCTTTCGCCGGAGGGGCTGTCCGGAATGTCCATGCACTGGCATGCCATGGACAAGGTCAGGAAAGGCATTGTAGCCCCCGACGACGCCGAGATTGAACTGGGTCCCCTGGCGTCCGAAAAGGAAATCAGGGATGTTGAACGCAAGACAGGAGCCTTGGGCAAATGGCAGACTTCGATCTGAACAATATCCAGCTGGCCTGGGCCCGGCTGACCCTGAAAACCAGCAAGAAGCTCCGCTGGCGCGCCTATCGCAAGCTGGGCGGCATGCTGAAGGCCAACGAGCCCTTGGGCCCGGCGCTGGAGCGCCTGTGGCTGAATGCCAGCAGGGCCGGAAAAAAGCCTTCTGATCCCTTGGCGCTTCTGATCCGGGAATGGCTGAAGCGCTACCGGGCCGGGGCCTCGTTCAGCGAGGCACTGGAAGGTTCCCTGCCGGACCGCGACCTGATGATGATCCGGGCGGGCGAGGAGTCCGGCTCCCTGGCTGCGGCCCTGGAAGGGATCCAGACCATTGACACAGCCGCGGCTGCCATGAAGGAAGCCATATCACGGGCAGTAGCCTATCCCCTGTTTCTGGGCCTTCTGCTGTTTGGTATCCTGTGGATGTTCGGCGTAACAATGATCGAGCCCATGCGCCAGTCAGCGCCGCCCCAGGTGATGGCGCAGATGGCGGGTCTGGGCGCAGTGTCGGATTTTATCCGCTCCTGGGGCCTGCTGGTCATCGGTGTTCTGGTGGCCTTCATTGTCTTTATCGTCATAGCCCTGCCCCACTGGCGGGGGAAGGTGAGGGTCTGGTTTGACCGCATTCCGCCCTGGAGCTGGTACAGGGTCTGGCAGGGGGCGACCTTCATGCTGGGGATGTCCGCACTGCTGAAAGCCCAGGTTCCCCTCAGGCGCGCCATGGAAACCATGGAGTCCCAGGCCAGGGGCGCCTGGCTTCGGGAAAGGATCGGCCTGGCCCGCCTGGAAACCCTGAAAGGCAAAAACCTGGGCGAGGCGCTGCGGGCCACAGGCCTGAATTTCCCCAGCCCCGAATTCGCCCTGGATCTGGAAATCCTGTCGGAACGCGGGGACGTGGGGCAGATTATCGACATCGTCACCAAGGAATGGCTGGAAGACCAGACCGAGGCCCTGAACACCCAGGCCACCATCATCCGCTTCATGGGTATGATTGCCGTGGCCGTGGTTATTGCCTGGGCCATGCTGTCGATCGTCGGGATTACCGCTGCGGTCCAGAAAGGGATGTAGGAAGACAGAAAACCAGGTACTTCTTTTCTGCGGAGACCTCTGCGAAGGTTCGTTATTGTCATTCCGACCGAAATCCCGGCAGGGACAGAGCAGAGGAATTTCGCAGAAATTTCCCGACTGCACATTACGTTGTGATGTTGTGTCCGGGCTGACAGACCGGGCGGATGACAGGGCCACGATAAAACCTGCCCGGGAGTAACAGAAGGGGAAAATCGGGAAAAACGGAGAAAAAACGAAAAATTAACTTCTGGAAAA contains these protein-coding regions:
- the tadA gene encoding Flp pilus assembly complex ATPase component TadA encodes the protein MAVRFAVQEDETGTPRESRDTSQQGNTGSGSGGEGGISLPVRTEPDPPASRPSGSAWKIRPEMETTRIVFRGTLVTSPDGPLKVAPESRNLCALFDDGQWLVSASHRNSPLVTSVAAQARRQGMKIDEPRYVTPDLIQQAYFYGQKMASLVAFDENRIRRRIMELLSRGRDHGANDIHIEASGNRTKVEFRMDGVLRLVETWTQREGEMFLSAVWSHASTQSGVTANWLEPQAAMLAPASGADKIILPEGISGVRCQWMPLVDGGRYLDMRLQYENVHIMGAGNIEGDVDSLGFAPEQVATIRHLRSMPGGMIVVAAPTNAGKSTSLRVMLNRRMSETRYELNCIQIEDPPEGGVAGSRQIGVSAVHDDERRQEIFTSVMRSVLRLDPDIVMLGETRDLESATFLFRLAMTGRQVYTTLHVYAALAIPQRLRDLGIEPYLSYDHNLVRGMMSQRLIRKLCLHCRIPLSQALGDSVAMEQLGQRVRAATILMNLERRGRLHGETLVPEDLDSDLSEVHVANSAGCEHCQNGRQGRTVVAEVIETDPRLMELLQANHMGEARTYWLSPEGLSGMSMHWHAMDKVRKGIVAPDDAEIELGPLASEKEIRDVERKTGALGKWQTSI
- a CDS encoding type II secretion system F family protein; its protein translation is MADFDLNNIQLAWARLTLKTSKKLRWRAYRKLGGMLKANEPLGPALERLWLNASRAGKKPSDPLALLIREWLKRYRAGASFSEALEGSLPDRDLMMIRAGEESGSLAAALEGIQTIDTAAAAMKEAISRAVAYPLFLGLLLFGILWMFGVTMIEPMRQSAPPQVMAQMAGLGAVSDFIRSWGLLVIGVLVAFIVFIVIALPHWRGKVRVWFDRIPPWSWYRVWQGATFMLGMSALLKAQVPLRRAMETMESQARGAWLRERIGLARLETLKGKNLGEALRATGLNFPSPEFALDLEILSERGDVGQIIDIVTKEWLEDQTEALNTQATIIRFMGMIAVAVVIAWAMLSIVGITAAVQKGM